DNA from Agathobaculum sp. NTUH-O15-33:
AGACATGCTATGATGAAGAGGTAATATAGCATTTTGTATAAGGGGATGTGTTTTGATGGCAAGGATCAAAAAAATAGTGGCTATGTTGCTTTGCTGTACGGTGCTGACCGCATTCCTTCCGGCGTTCGCGGCAGGAAAATCCGAGCCTGAGCCGCCGCCGTGGTGTGCCGCGTATGATTATACGGTTTTCCCAAATTCCGCGGCGTATGATGCCGATATCTGGGATCAGATCATCAGCCTGCGGAAGGATGCGGCTTCCGGCAGCAAGGATCATACCGAGGCGCTGCATGAAAAATTTACTGAGCTGTCCAAGACATTTGAGGATGACCCCGGCGTACAATTTGAACTGGGACTGATCAATTTTAAATATTTTTTGAACCGTGCAGATTCTATCGTTGCAAATTGCGGTTTTACGCAATTTGAAAATGCGTACCGTCGAAGCAGCGGCATGGACCCCTCGCCGTATGCCGCTGCGCTGTGGTATGCGCGTATGGGTACGATCTATTATAAACAGGAGACCGTCTGCTATAACCATTTGGAAGACGTGATGTCTTATCCGGAGTTTACAATGGACGGTTTCTTCGACACACCGCTCTACGATTTATATCCGCGCCGGGAACAAATTTGCCGGTCGCTTACCTATGTCGCGATCGATGGTCACTGGATCCTGCCGTATTCCTATGAAAAAACCGACATTGTCGAAATAGAAGGACGTGTTTTGATCCCGCTCGGTTACTTTACGGAGCACATGGGCTGCGGTTCGGAATGGGACGGGAAAGATACAACGGTCACCGTGCACCACGTACAGGACGAGATCAAACTCACGCTTGGCAGTACGACTGCTTATAAAAATGGGCAGTCCGTAAAACTGGATGTCGCTCCGTTCAGGCGTGATGGAAAAGCTTTTGTTCCGTTGCGCTCGGTCGCAGGTTTGTTGGGGCAGGTCGTTGAATACAGCGCGCCGAAGCAGTTGATTAACATTTTGGAGGATAAGTCGGTCGTCGGAAATTCCAATTTAGACGCATGGGCGCGCGCGATGGGTAGCATGATTAATTACATATCTTGGTTCGTCACACCGGATGAGTTCGGCGGTCTGCGACGCGGTACATTTGGCTCGACAACGGCGGTGGGCTCGTTTTCTGATACCGCGCCCGTGCGCGCAAGAGAAACGCTTTCCGGCAGTTGGGGCGTGTATAACCGCGAGGACCTGCTCTATCAAATCGCCGCATTAACGGAAAGCGGACACAATGACGCGTTCCTGAACGATGTTGCATATATCAATGGACTATCGCAAGCACAATATGACGCGTATCTGTCGAGCGGCGGCATGGATGCCTATATGATCCCCTATACCAAGGAGCTGGGGAAGAAATGGGGAAGCCGGGGGATCATGTGCTGGGATCTGTTCCGTGTCGGTAATCTGGTGCAGTGGGGATATATTTCAGGCTATCTCACGTATGCGGAGGCCTGCGCGATGGCGGAACCGGCTGCACGGAAGATATGCGCCGAGTTTAAAAACTGGGACGAAGCCTATGATAACTATCTGGACGGATATAATTGGTGGGCCCGCGTTGATTTATCCAAAGGAAAAGAGCGCGTGAGGCAAAAGGACTATGACCATATGAAAGCAAATCATAATAAGCCGGGAGATTTTCTGGACGATCAAATGTTCGAGCAAGGGGTAATTCCCGTGCCGGGGCTGAGCTATGAACAGATTTTAAAGGATGCAAAGATCGAAAGGTAACGTGAGGATATCTGTTTTTGTTCTGGCACAATGAAGCGGCATCCGCAGGGAAGAAGGGAGGCGTAGCGGCATGGGCTTTTTTCATAACGAGCTGGAATATCTGCAAAAGGAAAACCGTTTACGCCGAGAGTCTCTCAGCGAGGACAGCAACCGGTGGATTGATAAACTGATGCGCAGGCTGTTGACCGCGCGCGTCGGCCAGTTTGAGCGCGCCCGTGTTGAAAAAGAGCTGATCGGCAAGGCGCTCAAAGCGGAAAGCCAAGGCCGTGCCTGCTCCGGCAGGCGAGCGGATGAGGAAGCGTTTTTGGAATCGATTCTGACAGGACAGGGTGCGCGGGTCGGGGAAATGCTTCTGGATTCGCTATTTGACACGGCTAAAATGTTTTTTGTTTACTCGATTATTCCGTTTATCCTTGAACTGCTGGATTCTTTGGGCGCTCCGGAGCGGTTTTCCATGCAATTTTGGACGCGCGGCGCGCTGGAATATATGCTGTGGATGATCGGCTTGGCTCTGATCACAACGCTTATGATGCTCATTGCCGATCTGTTTGCGCTGCATCCGCGCATACGGAACGCGGTAGTGGTTGTTTTGGTGCTGGCAGTCATCCTGCTCCCTATCGTATTTTTTACGGATAAGCTCCCAAGGATATATAATCAGGTATGTGTGGGTACGGTGCTGCTGTCGGCCGTCTGGCTGATCGGCTCTCGTTTGCTGTGGAACGCTCATATCCATGCCGAGTCCGAGCGGCTTGAATGGCGGGACTGAATCCGCTGCAAAAAGGGCGCGCCTTCGGGCGCGCCCTTTTTTGCGGCAGATTCAAGAAGCGGCGGCAGAATTGCCGCTGCCCTGTTTAGCGTTGGCCAGCAGGAAGAAAATCTTTAGGAACAGGAAGATGATCGTATAGGCTAGGCCGAACGCGGCGGCCCATTCGTATTTCTTGGGCAGTTCGCGCTCGACCGCGCGCTGGATTGTATCGAAGTCGACCAGCAGGAAGGCGCACGCCACGATGATGTAGATTACGCCCGCGATCAGGCTGAAGATCGGATCGTTCTGCGCATAATGCACGATGCCGCGCAGCGGGGGGATGAGCGAAAGCACGAAGCCGATCAGGCCGCTGCACGCCACGGTGATAAACAGCGCGGTGACAACGGTACGGAATTTATGCCCCACCTTTACCTTGCCGGTTGCGTACAGGAAAGCCATGACGGCGACCAATACGATCGTGATGCCAAGCGCCAGAAAAATAAGCCCGCTGTATTCGCCGCCCATGGTCGCGCCCAGCCAAGTAATGGTGTAGGCGGTAGACAGGCAGTAGATCAGGCCCAGAATGGGAACGAGCGGGCGAATCGCAAATGCGAGCAGCGGCGAAAACACCGAGACGACCAGCGCGATGATCGCCACCAACGTTTCAATCAAGTAGATATGGTAGCCGCTCGCTTGGATCGCTTGCTCATCCGGCAAAAGCGCGTGCAGAATGAAGTACCCCGCCACGCCGGCCGCCGCCGCCAGCATGAAAAACAGGGTCTTTGCGGCAATTCCGCCATAGGTCGCCGGCCGCTCGGGGGACTGTTCCTCCACCCGATCAAGCTTCCGGATCATCGGATTCATCATCAGAGAGCCGCGCCGAGAAGGGGCTGCTTTTTCCATTGTATCCATTTTTACTCCTCCTTTATGGTTTCATTGTAGCGCTGTCTGTCGCAGCCTGTCAATCAAAAGGAAAAAAGAAAAGAAAAATTAAAATTCCGTGTGATATTTTGAACATTTGAAGTGTATTACTGATGAAAGGCCTTTCAAAATACCCCATAGACGAGGTGCACAATGCAGGACGAAGCCTTTGAAACGATCGTGCGGCAGTACCGGGACAATCTGTTTGCCATTGCGTTTCAATATACCAAAAACGCGGCTGACGCCGACGATATGGTGCAGATCGCACTGATTAAGTGCTACAAATCAGATAAATGCTTTGAAAGCGAGCAGCATATCCGAAACTGGCTCATTCGTGTAACGGTAAATGAGTGCAAACGCTATTTGGTATCCCCATGGCGGCGCTATACCGCGCCGATCGAGGACTATGCCGCAACGCTCGGGTTTGAAAGCCCGGAGCAATCGGCCCTGTTCTTCGCCGTGATGGCGCTGCCGCAAAAATACCGCGTGCCCATCCACCTATACTATTACGAGGATTATTCGGTGCGTGAGATCGCAGAAGTGCTCGGCCTGCGCGAAAGCGCGGTGCAGACCCGGCTGATGCGGGCCAGACAAAAACTAAAACAAACGCTGGAGGGTCAATATCATGAAGGAACTTTATAAAGCCACCTTTTCGCATTTGCATGCCTCCGGCAGAAGCATACGGGAGGAAAAAAACATGCGTATCAAACATTGGCGCAAGGGACTGGTGATCGGCGTCGCGGCGGCGGCGCTCATGGCTACGGCGGCGGGCGCGGTCAACGCGGCGACCGACGGCGCGCTGGTTGATTATATCACCTTTTCGATTAAGGGCGACATCAAGGAAAAAACCGTCAATCCGGACGGCTCGACAAGCTTTAAGGCAAAGGCGAGCGACGGCACGGATATCACCGTCACCTACCCCGGAGAAGAAGGCGGCAAGCTCGCCACCCTTACCCCGAAAGAAGGCGGCGACGCCGCGCCCCGTCTGGGTATTGAAGTAGGCGAATAACAAAAAAGGGCGCGTTGCAAAATAAAAGAATGTTCCAAATTCTTGTCATTCTGAGGAGCAAAGCGACGTAGAATCTCGCGCGAACGCGCGGCTTCCACGTTCATTCCGCGCGTTCGCGCGAGATTCTTCACTTCGTTCAGAATGACATACGGAAATTCTTTTGTTTTGCAACGCGCCCTTTTTTATGTTTTCTGCGGTAAAATAAAGTTGTCACAAAAGCCAGTCCTCGTTTGTGTTAAGGGTGAAAGGAGGAGGGAGCATGTATGATTGGACCGGAGAAGCGGACGCGGAACGCTTTGTCCGTACTTATGCCGATAGTATTCTGCGCCTGTGTTTGGCGCGCGGGTTGTCCCGGCAGGATGCGCAGGATATTTGTCAGGAACTGTTCCTGAAGCTGCTCACCGCCCGCCGCACCTTCCACGACGCGGAGCATGAAAAGGCGTGGGTGCTGCGCGCCGCGGGCAACGCTTGCAAAAACCTGCTGCGGGCTTCGCACCACAGCCGCCGCGCGCCGCTGGAGGAAGCGCAGACCGTTGCCGCGCCTGCAAGCGGGCCGCGCGCCGAAGTGCGGGACGAGGTGGAAAAGCTGCCCCCGCGCTACCGCGACACGGTGCGCCTGTATTACTTGGCGGGCTATTCGGCGGACGAGGTCGCCTGCATTCTGCACATTTCACCCGCCGCCGTGCGCAAACGGCTCGACCGT
Protein-coding regions in this window:
- a CDS encoding stalk domain-containing protein — protein: MARIKKIVAMLLCCTVLTAFLPAFAAGKSEPEPPPWCAAYDYTVFPNSAAYDADIWDQIISLRKDAASGSKDHTEALHEKFTELSKTFEDDPGVQFELGLINFKYFLNRADSIVANCGFTQFENAYRRSSGMDPSPYAAALWYARMGTIYYKQETVCYNHLEDVMSYPEFTMDGFFDTPLYDLYPRREQICRSLTYVAIDGHWILPYSYEKTDIVEIEGRVLIPLGYFTEHMGCGSEWDGKDTTVTVHHVQDEIKLTLGSTTAYKNGQSVKLDVAPFRRDGKAFVPLRSVAGLLGQVVEYSAPKQLINILEDKSVVGNSNLDAWARAMGSMINYISWFVTPDEFGGLRRGTFGSTTAVGSFSDTAPVRARETLSGSWGVYNREDLLYQIAALTESGHNDAFLNDVAYINGLSQAQYDAYLSSGGMDAYMIPYTKELGKKWGSRGIMCWDLFRVGNLVQWGYISGYLTYAEACAMAEPAARKICAEFKNWDEAYDNYLDGYNWWARVDLSKGKERVRQKDYDHMKANHNKPGDFLDDQMFEQGVIPVPGLSYEQILKDAKIER
- a CDS encoding Bax inhibitor-1/YccA family membrane protein yields the protein MDTMEKAAPSRRGSLMMNPMIRKLDRVEEQSPERPATYGGIAAKTLFFMLAAAAGVAGYFILHALLPDEQAIQASGYHIYLIETLVAIIALVVSVFSPLLAFAIRPLVPILGLIYCLSTAYTITWLGATMGGEYSGLIFLALGITIVLVAVMAFLYATGKVKVGHKFRTVVTALFITVACSGLIGFVLSLIPPLRGIVHYAQNDPIFSLIAGVIYIIVACAFLLVDFDTIQRAVERELPKKYEWAAAFGLAYTIIFLFLKIFFLLANAKQGSGNSAAAS
- a CDS encoding sigma-70 family RNA polymerase sigma factor; its protein translation is MQDEAFETIVRQYRDNLFAIAFQYTKNAADADDMVQIALIKCYKSDKCFESEQHIRNWLIRVTVNECKRYLVSPWRRYTAPIEDYAATLGFESPEQSALFFAVMALPQKYRVPIHLYYYEDYSVREIAEVLGLRESAVQTRLMRARQKLKQTLEGQYHEGTL
- a CDS encoding RNA polymerase sigma factor is translated as MYDWTGEADAERFVRTYADSILRLCLARGLSRQDAQDICQELFLKLLTARRTFHDAEHEKAWVLRAAGNACKNLLRASHHSRRAPLEEAQTVAAPASGPRAEVRDEVEKLPPRYRDTVRLYYLAGYSADEVACILHISPAAVRKRLDRARDMLKTGLEGAFV